The following proteins come from a genomic window of Doryrhamphus excisus isolate RoL2022-K1 chromosome 12, RoL_Dexc_1.0, whole genome shotgun sequence:
- the LOC131139727 gene encoding zinc finger and BTB domain-containing protein 17-like isoform X2: MEHEEPRPPHVKKEEEEPRPPHVKKEEEEPRPPHVKKEEGAPRTPHVKKEEGEPRHPPHLKEEEEEPQPPHIKEEEEEHSISQEGEHPEGPEEFPVIGVIVKSEDDEDDGEGEEKREAEPPTEADGDHCGGSPADKLLAPLSDSEHTTSHSPDTDDDDDDDEDSTADMTCHPDNTRLKCHHCDKSFSDRSNRRRHMRSHTGEKPYICSVCVFIEP; encoded by the exons ATGGAGCACGAGGAGCCCCGGCCCCCCCACGttaaaaaggaagaggaggagccccGGCCCCCCCACGttaaaaaggaagaggaggagcctcGCCCCCCCCACGTTAAAAAGGAAGAGGGGGCGCCCCGAACCCCCCACGTTAAAAAGGAAGAGGGGGAGCCCCGGCATCCCCCCCAccttaaagaggaagaggaggagccccagcccccccacattaaagaggaagaggaggagcacagcatcagccaggagggagagcatccGGAAGGACCGGAGGAGTTCCCAGTGATCGGTGTcattgtgaagagtgaagatgatgaagacgacggtgaaggtgaggagaagagagaggcggagcctccaacagaagctgatggagaccactgtggaggatcaccagcagacaagctcttagctccactatcagatagtgagcacacgacgtcacactctcctgacactgatgatgatgatgatgatgatgaagactctacagctgatatgacatgtcaccCTGACAACACACGCTTGAAATGCCACCACTGTGACAAGAGCTTCAGCGACCGCAGCAATCGGAGGAGACACATGAGAAgtcacacgggagagaaaccgtACATCTGCTCAGTTTGCG tGTTCATTGAGCCGTAA
- the LOC131139727 gene encoding oocyte zinc finger protein XlCOF6.1-like isoform X1: MEHEEPRPPHVKKEEEEPRPPHVKKEEEEPRPPHVKKEEGAPRTPHVKKEEGEPRHPPHLKEEEEEPQPPHIKEEEEEHSISQEGEHPEGPEEFPVIGVIVKSEDDEDDGEGEEKREAEPPTEADGDHCGGSPADKLLAPLSDSEHTTSHSPDTDDDDDDDEDSTADMTCHPDNTRLKCHHCDKSFSDRSNRRRHMRSHTGEKPYICSVCGKAFAHKGNLTIHTRAHTGEKPYSCSVCTAHFSHNKVLTQHMRTHTGEKPFTCSICGKNFSQKSHLRTHTRTHTGEKPFTCIVCNASFGVHSVMTKHMRTHTGEKPFTCSVCNASFGVHSVMVRHMRTHTGEKPFACSVCGKRFTQKGSLIIHTRTHTGEKPFPCSVCSKPFPVRSALARHMKTHNAQ, encoded by the coding sequence ATGGAGCACGAGGAGCCCCGGCCCCCCCACGttaaaaaggaagaggaggagccccGGCCCCCCCACGttaaaaaggaagaggaggagcctcGCCCCCCCCACGTTAAAAAGGAAGAGGGGGCGCCCCGAACCCCCCACGTTAAAAAGGAAGAGGGGGAGCCCCGGCATCCCCCCCAccttaaagaggaagaggaggagccccagcccccccacattaaagaggaagaggaggagcacagcatcagccaggagggagagcatccGGAAGGACCGGAGGAGTTCCCAGTGATCGGTGTcattgtgaagagtgaagatgatgaagacgacggtgaaggtgaggagaagagagaggcggagcctccaacagaagctgatggagaccactgtggaggatcaccagcagacaagctcttagctccactatcagatagtgagcacacgacgtcacactctcctgacactgatgatgatgatgatgatgatgaagactctacagctgatatgacatgtcaccCTGACAACACACGCTTGAAATGCCACCACTGTGACAAGAGCTTCAGCGACCGCAGCAATCGGAGGAGACACATGAGAAgtcacacgggagagaaaccgtACATCTGCTCAGTTTGCGGTAAAGCATTCGCCCACAAGGGAAATCTGACAATACACACGAGAgcgcacaccggagagaaaccatatTCTTGTTCAGTGTGCACGGCACATTTCAGTCACAACAAAGTACTGACccaacacatgagaacgcacacgggagagaaaccttttactTGCTCAATTTGTGGTAAAAACTTCTCTCAAAAGTCCCACTTGAGAACCCACACCAGGACGCACACCGGGGAGAAACCTTTCACCTGCATCGTCTGCAACGCCAGCTTTGGGGTGCACTCGGTCATGACAAAACACATGCGAACGCACACCGGGGAGAAACCCTTTACCTGCTCTGTCTGCAACGCCAGCTTTGGGGTGCACTCGGTCATGGTGAGACACATGCGAACGCACACTGGGGAGAAACCCTTTGCttgctcagtttgtggcaaAAGATTCACTCAGAAGGGAAGCTTGATCATCCACACGAGAAcccacaccggagagaaaccctttCCCTGTTCGGTGTGCAGCAAACCTTTTCCGGTTCGTTCCGCGCTGGCTCGCCACATGAAAACGCACAATGCGCAGTAA
- the LOC131139740 gene encoding gastrula zinc finger protein XlCGF17.1-like, which yields MEDVVGISSCEVPLEQQDWTSRVEPPHMKEEEEHRSPHVKEEEADPRPPHVKEEEEEHSISQEGEHPEGPEEFPVIGVIVKSEDDEDDGEGEEKREAEPPTEADGDHCGGSPADKLLAPLSDSEHTTSHSPDTDDDDDEDSTADMTCHPDNTRLKCHHCDKSFGHKKNLKRHLRYHTGEKPFICSFCGQGFYEKAHLITHTRIHTGEKSFSCSVCNRIFCDRSAWVVHQRTHTGEKPFACSICGKRFPRRENLRTHTRTHTGEKPFTCLVCRTSFTVRSTLVQHMRTHTGEKPFACSVCGVGFSQNTHLKNHMRTHTGEKPFSCSVCDQSFSVKASLMSHMRTHAGHT from the coding sequence ATGGAAGACGTTGTTGGGATCAGTTCCTGTGAAGTCCCCCTTGAGCAGCAGGACTGGACCTCCAGGGTGGAGCCCCCCCAcatgaaagaggaggaggagcaccGGTCCCCCcacgttaaagaggaagaggcggATCCCCGGCCCCCCcacgttaaagaggaagaggaggagcacagcatcagccaggagggagagcatccGGAAGGACCGGAGGAGTTCCCAGTGATCGGTGTcattgtgaagagtgaagatgatgaagacgacggtgaaggtgaggagaagagagaggcggagcctccaacagaagctgatggagaccactgtggaggatcaccagcagacaagctcttagctccactatcagatagtgagcacacgacgtcacactctcctgacactgatgatgatgatgatgaagactctacagctgatatgacatgtcaccCTGACAACACACGCTTGAAATGCCACCACTGTGACAAGAGCTTCGGCCACAAAAAGAACCTGAAAAGGCACCTGAGATaccacacaggagagaaacctttcatcTGCTCATTCTGCGGTCAGGGATTCTATGAGAAGGCACATTTGATAACGCACACAAGGatacacacgggagagaaatCTTTTTCCTGCTCGGTCTGCAATCGAATTTTTTGTGACCGTTCCGCATGGGTGGTTCAccagagaacacacacaggagagaaaccttttgccTGCTCAATCTGCGGTAAAAGATTCCCTCGTAGGGAAAACCtgagaacacacacaagaacgcacaccggagagaaacctttcacctGCTTGGTCTGCAGAACGAGCTTCACTGTCCGTTCGACACTGGTCCagcacatgagaacgcacactggGGAGAAACCTTTTGCCTGCTCAGTGTGCGGTGTGGGGTTTTCTCAAAACACGCATTTAAAAAatcacatgagaacgcacaccggagaaaaaccttttagctgCTCAGTCTGTGATCAGAGTTTCTCCGTTAAAGCCAGTTTGATGTCGCACATGCGAACACACGCTGGACACACGTGA